From Bacillus sp. FSL K6-3431, the proteins below share one genomic window:
- a CDS encoding peroxiredoxin, with product MAERMVGKQAPRFEMEAVMANKEFGKVSLEENMKNDKWTVLFFYPMDFTFVCPTEITAMSDRYDEFEDLDAEVIGASTDTIHTHLAWINTDRKDNGLGDLNYPLAADTNHAVARDYGVLIEEEGIALRGLFIINPEGEMMYSVVNHNNIGRDVDETLRVLQALQTGGLCPANWRPGQETL from the coding sequence ATGGCAGAACGTATGGTAGGAAAACAGGCCCCACGCTTTGAAATGGAAGCTGTAATGGCTAATAAAGAATTTGGTAAAGTAAGTCTTGAAGAAAACATGAAAAACGATAAATGGACAGTGCTTTTCTTCTACCCGATGGATTTCACTTTTGTATGTCCAACAGAGATTACTGCAATGTCAGACAGATATGATGAATTTGAAGATTTAGATGCAGAAGTAATTGGTGCTTCTACAGACACAATCCACACTCATTTAGCTTGGATTAACACAGATCGTAAAGATAACGGTCTTGGCGATTTAAACTATCCGCTAGCAGCTGATACGAACCATGCAGTTGCTCGTGACTACGGTGTTTTGATTGAAGAAGAAGGAATTGCTCTTCGTGGATTATTTATCATCAACCCGGAAGGCGAAATGATGTATTCAGTTGTTAACCATAACAATATTGGTCGCGACGTAGATGAAACACTTCGTGTACTTCAAGCATTACAAACAGGTGGACTTTGCCCCGCAAACTGGAGACCTGGTCAAGAAACACTATAA
- a CDS encoding MFS transporter produces MLPLSLFNFFYYWTMSLINAFLPLFFRYKGMSPGEIGLLLSVGPLIAIFSQPLWGIISDRQQTVKRIILFLLVISLFTSSGIFFGTSMLFLTAAMLVFHFFMSPVQPLLDSMSTAYAQEKGVSYGSIRIWGSIGFAFASLIIGYLIGKVGIEYLWYVYAALIVLAFIIATRLKDSQVSRAPITAEAIKDTLKNPKYLMFLMASLFIGTTTRMNDGMLGLYLKNLGASESQVGLAWMTSSLSEVPVIGLMYILMKRIPLLVLIGISGVFYSLRWFLYAYLEDPLMLVLSQTMHSVTFAIFMVASLQYVATIVPREMLATGQTIYFATYAGLGAIIGNSLGGYFMEYYGAGFIYKGASISALIGAGICFSLYIKYRKDEGNKPVMAN; encoded by the coding sequence ATGCTTCCTTTATCCTTATTTAATTTCTTTTATTATTGGACAATGTCCCTAATTAATGCCTTTTTACCACTGTTTTTTCGGTATAAAGGAATGAGTCCGGGAGAAATAGGCTTATTATTGTCAGTTGGCCCATTGATAGCTATTTTCTCCCAACCACTTTGGGGCATTATCTCAGATAGACAGCAAACGGTTAAGAGGATTATTTTATTTTTACTAGTTATCTCCTTATTTACAAGTTCAGGTATTTTCTTTGGTACATCCATGCTGTTCTTAACCGCTGCGATGTTAGTATTTCATTTTTTTATGTCACCTGTTCAACCGCTTCTTGATAGTATGTCAACAGCATATGCGCAAGAAAAAGGTGTTAGTTATGGTTCCATTCGTATCTGGGGTTCCATTGGTTTTGCTTTTGCTTCTCTTATTATTGGTTATTTGATTGGGAAAGTGGGGATCGAGTATTTATGGTATGTGTATGCAGCACTCATTGTACTAGCATTTATTATTGCAACCAGATTAAAAGATTCACAAGTAAGTAGGGCGCCAATTACAGCCGAGGCAATAAAAGATACATTGAAAAATCCGAAGTATTTAATGTTTTTGATGGCCTCATTGTTTATTGGTACAACGACTAGAATGAATGATGGAATGCTCGGTCTTTATTTGAAAAATCTTGGTGCATCTGAAAGTCAAGTTGGTCTAGCGTGGATGACATCATCCTTAAGTGAAGTTCCCGTGATAGGACTAATGTACATACTGATGAAAAGAATACCATTGCTCGTATTAATCGGTATTTCGGGAGTGTTTTATTCGCTACGATGGTTTTTATACGCTTATCTGGAGGATCCTCTTATGCTGGTTCTTTCTCAAACGATGCATAGCGTTACTTTTGCCATTTTTATGGTGGCTAGTTTACAATATGTAGCAACAATCGTACCTAGAGAAATGCTAGCGACAGGGCAGACAATATATTTTGCAACATATGCAGGTCTTGGAGCGATAATTGGTAATTCATTGGGCGGCTATTTCATGGAATATTATGGAGCGGGTTTTATATATAAGGGAGCATCAATTTCTGCTTTAATTGGGGCGGGAATTTGTTTCTCTTTGTATATAAAATATCGCAAGGATGAGGGAAATAAGCCAGTGATGGCAAATTAA
- a CDS encoding ABC transporter ATP-binding protein has protein sequence METFSKLKKYYWPYKKHFFISMVFLLFVTAITVVYPVILQLTIDEVVLKGEFGWIPILAFGFIGIMIFKGVATFIQQYTGDLFGIKSVYSMRNALYEKLQYLPFRYYDNAKTGDLMSRLTADVESFRFFLSFGFSELFRFILMLTVSFSMMFYYSVPLTFATMISLPFLFVVVYKFDRAVHPAFRGVRKSFGKLNTNVQENLSGINTVKSLSREDFQTGKFNHSNADYKDQMIFTSNIWAKYFPLMELLGNICVLALLSYGGYLVIQGSLTPGELVAFYSLVGYILFPIMNLGFTINMFSQSKASGERLLEIMEAKEEIFDMDNAIIPQRLNGEIEFKHVTLRYAGDDNEALKDVSFKAEPGKIIGLIGATGSGKTSVTQLITRFYEPASGKVLIDGKDVKEYSLKALRRNIGFVHQESFLFSSTIKANIAYGMPDATMEQIIDSAKRADAHEFIMELEDGYDTVLGERGLGLSGGQKQRISIARSICLDPSILILDDATSAVDMETEFKIQEALRNVMQGRTTFIIAHRISSLKHADEILVLEEGKVVERGTHSYLLQNKGPYERIFNIQFQDREAILQGQRG, from the coding sequence TTGGAAACATTTTCAAAGTTAAAAAAGTATTATTGGCCTTACAAAAAACACTTCTTCATATCCATGGTATTTTTGTTGTTTGTGACAGCGATTACAGTAGTGTATCCTGTTATTTTACAACTTACAATTGATGAAGTGGTTTTAAAAGGTGAATTCGGTTGGATTCCGATACTGGCTTTTGGATTTATTGGTATTATGATTTTTAAAGGGGTGGCAACGTTTATTCAGCAGTATACTGGAGATTTGTTTGGTATTAAATCAGTTTATAGTATGAGGAATGCCTTATATGAAAAACTACAATATTTACCATTCAGATACTATGATAATGCTAAAACAGGTGATTTAATGTCACGTCTTACTGCTGATGTAGAATCATTTAGATTTTTCTTATCATTTGGTTTTTCAGAATTATTCCGCTTCATTTTAATGCTTACTGTTAGTTTTAGTATGATGTTTTATTATTCTGTTCCACTTACATTTGCAACGATGATTTCTTTACCATTTTTATTTGTTGTTGTTTATAAATTTGATAGAGCTGTCCATCCTGCATTTCGTGGCGTCCGTAAGTCATTTGGAAAATTAAATACGAATGTCCAAGAAAATTTATCTGGAATAAATACGGTTAAATCGCTATCAAGAGAGGATTTCCAAACTGGGAAATTTAATCATTCGAATGCAGACTATAAAGATCAAATGATTTTCACATCAAATATTTGGGCTAAGTATTTTCCTTTAATGGAGTTGCTAGGAAATATTTGTGTGTTAGCACTATTATCATACGGAGGATATTTAGTAATCCAAGGTTCTTTGACACCGGGAGAACTCGTAGCATTTTATAGTTTAGTAGGTTACATCTTATTTCCGATTATGAACTTAGGATTCACGATCAATATGTTTTCGCAATCTAAGGCTTCAGGTGAGCGTTTGTTGGAGATCATGGAAGCGAAAGAGGAAATTTTTGATATGGATAATGCTATTATTCCGCAACGTTTGAATGGAGAAATAGAATTTAAGCATGTGACGCTTCGCTACGCGGGTGATGATAATGAGGCGCTAAAAGATGTTAGTTTTAAAGCTGAACCCGGTAAAATAATTGGTTTAATTGGAGCGACTGGTTCAGGAAAAACCAGTGTAACGCAATTGATTACACGATTTTATGAACCTGCTTCAGGTAAAGTGTTAATTGACGGAAAAGACGTAAAAGAATATTCATTGAAAGCATTAAGAAGGAATATAGGGTTTGTTCATCAAGAGAGCTTTTTATTTTCATCTACGATTAAGGCAAATATTGCATATGGAATGCCAGATGCAACAATGGAGCAGATTATTGATTCTGCAAAAAGGGCTGATGCTCATGAATTCATTATGGAACTTGAAGATGGATATGATACTGTTTTAGGAGAGCGAGGACTAGGCTTATCTGGTGGGCAAAAACAAAGGATTTCAATAGCTAGATCCATTTGCCTTGATCCTAGTATTCTTATTTTAGATGATGCGACGAGTGCTGTAGATATGGAAACAGAATTTAAAATACAAGAAGCACTTCGAAATGTTATGCAAGGAAGGACGACATTTATTATTGCGCATCGTATTTCATCACTAAAGCATGCAGATGAAATTTTAGTGCTTGAAGAGGGTAAAGTGGTTGAAAGAGGTACACATTCCTATTTGTTACAAAACAAAGGACCATATGAGAGAATTTTTAATATCCAGTTTCAAGACCGTGAGGCAATACTACAAGGTCAGAGAGGGTGA
- a CDS encoding ABC transporter ATP-binding protein translates to MTKQKKMNPQMMERFRYSTEQIIEKPFNWKQMSRLIGYLKPYSKRLLPASIIAVLISTAVRLIIPILIGVYALDKAINEKKDFTMLMIIVAIIAGLFILSYIANIYRIKWSYELGQGVIYDLRKHIFTHVQSLSHRFFDQRSAGSILVRIMNDTNSLQELFTNGVINIFMDIVMLIGVIFILFTLSPQLTLAVLVILPLMFFISTTLRKSIRRAWQSMRIKQSKLNSHLNESIQGIRVTQSYTQEEENIAFFDGVNHENYEAWRIASKKSAMFRPLVELTNAVGSAVLIWYGANLIQADSLSLGEFVSFAFYLGMFWEPISRLGQVYNQLLMGMASSERIFEYLDERPIVHEKKEAIALQDIAGKINFDQVEFSYDDKRKALKGISFEMNPGQTVALVGHTGSGKSTIANLITRFYDPTGGAVKIDGHDLRDVSLRSVRNQISVVLQETFIFSGTIMENIRFGRPSATDDEVISAANAIGANKFIEKLPYGFETEVEERGNILSVGERQLLSFARALLANPKIIILDEATASIDTETEVQIQYALKTLLKGRTSIIIAHRLSTIRDADKIFVLERGHIIEEGSHEELMNGKGEYFRLVKAQFKVMEAI, encoded by the coding sequence ATGACAAAACAGAAAAAAATGAATCCACAAATGATGGAGCGTTTCCGTTATTCAACTGAACAAATTATTGAAAAGCCGTTTAACTGGAAACAAATGTCGCGCCTTATCGGCTATTTAAAACCATATTCCAAAAGACTCCTACCAGCTTCGATTATTGCAGTATTAATCTCAACAGCTGTGAGATTAATCATTCCAATATTAATCGGTGTCTATGCATTGGATAAAGCAATTAATGAAAAAAAGGATTTTACTATGTTAATGATCATAGTTGCCATTATTGCTGGTTTATTTATCCTCTCCTATATCGCAAATATTTATCGGATAAAATGGAGTTATGAACTGGGGCAAGGGGTCATTTACGATTTAAGAAAACATATTTTTACACATGTCCAAAGTTTATCACATCGTTTCTTTGACCAACGTTCAGCAGGATCAATTCTTGTACGAATTATGAATGATACGAATTCTCTTCAGGAATTGTTTACGAATGGTGTAATTAATATATTCATGGATATTGTTATGCTAATAGGAGTTATTTTTATCCTATTTACTTTAAGCCCACAGCTGACTTTAGCAGTACTAGTTATTTTACCATTGATGTTTTTCATTTCTACGACATTAAGGAAAAGTATTCGTAGGGCATGGCAAAGTATGAGAATAAAACAATCTAAATTAAATTCCCATTTAAATGAAAGCATTCAAGGAATTAGAGTCACACAAAGTTATACACAGGAAGAAGAAAATATCGCATTTTTCGATGGTGTGAATCACGAAAACTATGAAGCTTGGAGAATCGCTTCGAAAAAAAGTGCGATGTTTCGTCCACTTGTAGAATTGACCAATGCGGTCGGCTCTGCGGTTCTCATTTGGTATGGTGCAAATTTAATTCAAGCAGATAGCCTTTCATTAGGTGAATTTGTATCTTTTGCCTTTTATCTAGGAATGTTTTGGGAACCTATTTCTAGACTGGGCCAAGTATATAATCAATTACTAATGGGGATGGCTTCATCTGAACGTATTTTTGAGTATTTAGATGAGAGACCTATTGTCCATGAGAAAAAAGAAGCAATTGCTTTACAAGATATTGCCGGCAAAATAAACTTTGATCAAGTTGAATTTTCATATGACGATAAACGGAAGGCACTTAAAGGGATATCTTTTGAAATGAATCCTGGTCAGACAGTTGCTTTGGTTGGACATACAGGATCAGGAAAATCAACAATCGCCAATCTGATTACGCGTTTTTATGATCCAACTGGGGGAGCAGTAAAAATTGATGGTCATGATTTGCGAGATGTGTCATTGAGAAGTGTGCGCAATCAAATTAGTGTTGTCCTCCAAGAAACTTTTATCTTCTCGGGTACAATTATGGAAAATATTCGTTTTGGTAGACCATCGGCGACAGATGACGAAGTAATATCTGCTGCAAATGCGATAGGAGCTAATAAGTTTATTGAAAAATTACCTTATGGTTTTGAGACAGAGGTAGAAGAACGAGGAAATATATTATCTGTTGGTGAACGACAACTATTGTCTTTTGCTCGAGCACTATTGGCAAATCCCAAAATTATTATTTTAGATGAAGCCACAGCGAGCATTGATACGGAAACGGAAGTTCAGATCCAATATGCTTTAAAAACTTTGCTAAAAGGTAGAACTTCTATTATTATTGCTCATAGACTATCTACGATTAGGGATGCAGACAAAATCTTTGTTCTTGAAAGAGGACATATCATCGAAGAAGGAAGTCATGAGGAACTAATGAATGGAAAAGGTGAATATTTCCGTCTTGTAAAAGCACAATTTAAAGTGATGGAAGCCATATAA
- a CDS encoding TlpA family protein disulfide reductase, which yields MKLREPMPELVGATEWLNGQVTKEELVGEKPTLFHFWSISCHLCKEAMPQVNQFRDEYQGKLNVVAVHMPRSEKDLDLEEIKQVAAEHNIDQPIFVDNELKFADALENQYVPAYYVFDKEGKLRHFQAGGGGMKMLEKRVNRVLGESEKA from the coding sequence ATGAAACTTCGTGAACCGATGCCTGAGCTTGTAGGAGCTACAGAATGGCTTAACGGGCAAGTAACAAAAGAAGAACTAGTAGGAGAAAAACCAACATTATTTCACTTTTGGTCTATTAGCTGTCATCTTTGTAAAGAAGCGATGCCACAAGTAAACCAATTCCGGGATGAATATCAAGGTAAATTGAATGTAGTAGCAGTTCATATGCCTCGGTCAGAAAAAGATCTTGATTTAGAAGAAATTAAACAAGTTGCAGCTGAACATAATATTGACCAACCAATCTTTGTAGACAATGAATTGAAATTTGCTGATGCGTTAGAAAATCAATATGTACCTGCTTACTATGTTTTCGATAAAGAAGGTAAATTGCGTCATTTTCAAGCTGGCGGTGGCGGTATGAAAATGCTGGAAAAAAGAGTTAATCGTGTGTTAGGTGAATCTGAAAAAGCATAA